One segment of Carassius auratus strain Wakin chromosome 2, ASM336829v1, whole genome shotgun sequence DNA contains the following:
- the LOC113120714 gene encoding extended synaptotagmin-2-like isoform X3: MSASVNGVEPKPAPAVSQNGPGSVPPSPTNVNTLEPGLPDEEPQSAVTDTTQMGIKFAKTFMLIFPIYVLGYLEFSFSWVLIILAALFWLRRNQGSRFARVNQALQFLEHEERAVRQTIRSSELPPWVHFPDVERVEWLNKTVHQMWPYICQFVEKLFRETIEPAVQGANAHLSTFTFSKIDMGDKPLRVDGVKVYTENVDRRQIIMDLQISFVGNTEIDVDIKKYYCRAGIKSIQLNGVLRVIMDPLLGDMPLIGALSVFFLKKPFLDINWTGLTNMLDIPGINGLCDGIIQDIIYSYLVLPNKITIPLVNEAQISRLRFPMPKGILRIHFLEAQDLVGKDTFLGGLIKGKSDPYGVIQLGNQLFRSKIIKDTVNPKWNEVYEAFVYDNPEKNVVIELFDEDTDKDDYLGSLTINVDELEKEQKVDEWFVLDDVATGKLHLKTEWLSLLPTPDKLEEVLSSIKADKGQANDGLSSALLLVHLDSAKNLPSGKKVASMPSPFVQFTVGHKSFESKTRFKTNEPVWEEAFTFLIHNPKIQELEVEVKDEKHECSLGTFSLPLSNLLQEDQMTISQRFPLKNTGPGATLKMKMALRILSMEKLSGTNQPSSSQIRQPSSSTTPNPSPKQANVSEPTPTSKPQQPTPAPRNPKPSPRVEALIDSRPLEDSPARLAKSGRSTSNLALSGSQLHLNNKEQTPSIASDISNPSTALDLQRTIQLLQNGASPGFAPLGEIQLTIRHSPQRNKLIVVIHSCRNLISSTENGSDPYVRLYLLPDKRRSGRRKTNTMKKTVNPIYDQTFEFSVSLVELHRRTLDVAVKNGGGILSKHRGLLGKVLVDLNSEDMSKSSTQWYELSVDGMRRQSP; the protein is encoded by the exons ATGAGTGCGTCAGTGAACGGAGTGGAACCCAAACCCGCACCAGCGGTCAGTCAGAACGGACCGGGTTCTGTTCCTCCGAGCCCCACGAATGTCAACACACTCGAGCCGGGGCTACCGGACGAGGAGCCGCAGTCTGCGGTGACGGACACCACGCAGATGGGGATCAAGTTCGCCAAGACATTCATGCTGATTTTCCCCATATACGTGCTGGGATATCTGGAgttcagtttcagctgggtgCTCATCATCCTGGCCGCGCTGTTTTGGCTCAGACGGAACCAGGGCAGCAGATTCGCTCGGGTGAACCAGGCGCTGCAGTTTCTGGAGCATGAGGAGCGAGCGGTGCGTCAGACCATCCGGAGCTCAGAGCTGCCGCCGTGG gtTCATTTTCCAGATGTGGAGAGAGTGGAGTGGCtcaacaag ACTGTGCATCAGATGTGGCCATATATTTGTCAGTTTGTAGAAAAACTCTTCAGAGAGACCATTGAGCCAGCGGTGCAGGGAGCCAATGCGCACCTTAGTACTTTTACCTTCTCCAAGATAGACATGGGGGACAAG CCTCTCAGGGTGGATGGAGTGAAAGTTTATACAGAGAATGTAGACAGAAGACAGATTATTATGGACTTACAAATCAG TTTTGTCGGAAACACTGAAATCGATGTGGATATTAAGAAATACTACTGCCGTGCAGGAATCAAGAGCATCCAG CTTAATGGGGTGTTGAGGGTCATCATGGACCCATTGCTTGGAGACATGCCTCTGATTGGTGCACTTTCTGTGTTCTTCCTCAAGAAACCT TTTCTGGATATAAACTGGACGGGTCTTACAAATATGCTGGACATCCCTGGAATAAA tggtCTGTGTGACGGCATTATTCAGGATATCATATACAGTTATCTCGTGCTGCCGAACAAAATCACTATTCCGCTTGTAAATGAAGCACAAATTTCCAGACTCCGCTTCCCTATGCCAAAG gGCATTCTGCGGATTCACTTTCTGGAGGCGCAGGACCTGGTAGGGAAGGACACGTTTCTGGGTGGCCTTATAAAAGGAAAGTCAGACccgtatggcgtcattcagcttGGGAATCAGCTCTTCAGATCCAAAATCATCAAAGATACGGTTAATCCTAAATGGAACGAAGTTTACGAG GCATTTGTGTACGATAACCCAGAAAAGAATGTGGTGATAGAGCTGTTTGATGAGGACACTGATAAAGATGATTATTTGGGAAG CCTTACCATCAACGTAGATGAACTAGAGAAGGAACAGAAAGTAGATGAG TGGTTTGTACTTGATGATGTTGCTACAGGAAAGCTTCACCTGAAGACTGAATGGCTTTCTCTTCTCCCTACACCTGATAAACTCGAAGAG GTTTTAAGCAGCATTAAAGCAGATAAAGGGCAAGCCAATGATGGACTGTCATCAGCATTATTGTTGGTGCATCTGGACTCAGCCAAAAATCTGCCA TCTGGTAAAAAGGTTGCCAGTATGCCCAGTCCATTCGTCCAGTTTACTGTGGGACACAAATCCTTTGAGAGCAAG ACAAGATTTAAAACCAATGAGCCCGTTTGGGAGGAGGCCTTCACATTCCTGATCCACAATCCAAAGATTCAAGAACTTGAAGTGGAG gtaaaGGATGAGAAGCACGAGTGTTCCCTTGGGAcgttttctcttcctctgtcaAATCTGCTGCAGGAGGATCAGATGACTATCAGTCAGCGTTTCCCACTCAAGAACACAGGACCCGGTGCTACGCTTAAGATGAAGATGGCACTTAGG ATTCTGTCTATGGAGAAGTTGTCCGGAACGAATCAGCCGTCCTCAAGTCAAATCCGCCAGCCTAGCTCCAGCACGACCCCCAACCCCTCTCCTAAGCAGGCCAATGTTTCAGAGCCCACCCCAACATCCAAACCCCAGCAGCCGACCCCAGCACCCAGAAACCCAAAACCCTCCCCGCGAGTGGAAGCCTTGATAGACAGCAGGCCATTGGAGGACTCCCCTGCCCGTCTGGCTAAATCAGGGCGGAGCACGTCTAACCTTGCCCTTTCTGGCTCTCAGCTACACCTAAACAACAAAGAGCAGACACCCAGCATAGCGTCCGACATCTCCAATCCCAGCACCGCCCTGGATCTCCAGAGGACAATACAACTATTACAGAA TGGCGCCTCGCCTGGTTTCGCTCCATTGGGTGAAATTCAGCTAACCATCAGACACAGTCCCCAAAGAAACAAACTAATTGTCGTGATACACAGTTGCAG gaATCTGATCTCTTCTACTGAAAATGGCTCTGATCCATACGTCCGTTTGTATTTGCTGCCTGATAAACGGCGCTCTGGACGCAGAAAAACAAACACGATGAAGAAAACAGTGAATCCTATCTATGATCAAAC GTTTGAATTCAGTGTGTCACTTGTGGAGTTGCACAGAAGAACACTAGATGTGGCCGTGAAGAATGGAGGAGGAATTCTGTCAAAACACAGAGGGCTGCTGGGAAAG GTGTTAGTTGACTTGAACTCTGAGGATATGTCAAAGAGCTCAACGCAATG GTATGAACTTTCAGTGGATGGGATGAGGCGACAATCTCCTTAG
- the LOC113120714 gene encoding extended synaptotagmin-2-A-like isoform X1: protein MSASVNGVEPKPAPAVSQNGPGSVPPSPTNVNTLEPGLPDEEPQSAVTDTTQMGIKFAKTFMLIFPIYVLGYLEFSFSWVLIILAALFWLRRNQGSRFARVNQALQFLEHEERAVRQTIRSSELPPWVHFPDVERVEWLNKTVHQMWPYICQFVEKLFRETIEPAVQGANAHLSTFTFSKIDMGDKPLRVDGVKVYTENVDRRQIIMDLQISFVGNTEIDVDIKKYYCRAGIKSIQLNGVLRVIMDPLLGDMPLIGALSVFFLKKPFLDINWTGLTNMLDIPGINGLCDGIIQDIIYSYLVLPNKITIPLVNEAQISRLRFPMPKGILRIHFLEAQDLVGKDTFLGGLIKGKSDPYGVIQLGNQLFRSKIIKDTVNPKWNEVYEAFVYDNPEKNVVIELFDEDTDKDDYLGSLTINVDELEKEQKVDEWFVLDDVATGKLHLKTEWLSLLPTPDKLEEVLSSIKADKGQANDGLSSALLLVHLDSAKNLPRNPLEFNSAGLKKGTVNKALKSGKKVASMPSPFVQFTVGHKSFESKTRFKTNEPVWEEAFTFLIHNPKIQELEVEVKDEKHECSLGTFSLPLSNLLQEDQMTISQRFPLKNTGPGATLKMKMALRILSMEKLSGTNQPSSSQIRQPSSSTTPNPSPKQANVSEPTPTSKPQQPTPAPRNPKPSPRVEALIDSRPLEDSPARLAKSGRSTSNLALSGSQLHLNNKEQTPSIASDISNPSTALDLQRTIQLLQNGASPGFAPLGEIQLTIRHSPQRNKLIVVIHSCRNLISSTENGSDPYVRLYLLPDKRRSGRRKTNTMKKTVNPIYDQTFEFSVSLVELHRRTLDVAVKNGGGILSKHRGLLGKVLVDLNSEDMSKSSTQWYELSVDGMRRQSP, encoded by the exons ATGAGTGCGTCAGTGAACGGAGTGGAACCCAAACCCGCACCAGCGGTCAGTCAGAACGGACCGGGTTCTGTTCCTCCGAGCCCCACGAATGTCAACACACTCGAGCCGGGGCTACCGGACGAGGAGCCGCAGTCTGCGGTGACGGACACCACGCAGATGGGGATCAAGTTCGCCAAGACATTCATGCTGATTTTCCCCATATACGTGCTGGGATATCTGGAgttcagtttcagctgggtgCTCATCATCCTGGCCGCGCTGTTTTGGCTCAGACGGAACCAGGGCAGCAGATTCGCTCGGGTGAACCAGGCGCTGCAGTTTCTGGAGCATGAGGAGCGAGCGGTGCGTCAGACCATCCGGAGCTCAGAGCTGCCGCCGTGG gtTCATTTTCCAGATGTGGAGAGAGTGGAGTGGCtcaacaag ACTGTGCATCAGATGTGGCCATATATTTGTCAGTTTGTAGAAAAACTCTTCAGAGAGACCATTGAGCCAGCGGTGCAGGGAGCCAATGCGCACCTTAGTACTTTTACCTTCTCCAAGATAGACATGGGGGACAAG CCTCTCAGGGTGGATGGAGTGAAAGTTTATACAGAGAATGTAGACAGAAGACAGATTATTATGGACTTACAAATCAG TTTTGTCGGAAACACTGAAATCGATGTGGATATTAAGAAATACTACTGCCGTGCAGGAATCAAGAGCATCCAG CTTAATGGGGTGTTGAGGGTCATCATGGACCCATTGCTTGGAGACATGCCTCTGATTGGTGCACTTTCTGTGTTCTTCCTCAAGAAACCT TTTCTGGATATAAACTGGACGGGTCTTACAAATATGCTGGACATCCCTGGAATAAA tggtCTGTGTGACGGCATTATTCAGGATATCATATACAGTTATCTCGTGCTGCCGAACAAAATCACTATTCCGCTTGTAAATGAAGCACAAATTTCCAGACTCCGCTTCCCTATGCCAAAG gGCATTCTGCGGATTCACTTTCTGGAGGCGCAGGACCTGGTAGGGAAGGACACGTTTCTGGGTGGCCTTATAAAAGGAAAGTCAGACccgtatggcgtcattcagcttGGGAATCAGCTCTTCAGATCCAAAATCATCAAAGATACGGTTAATCCTAAATGGAACGAAGTTTACGAG GCATTTGTGTACGATAACCCAGAAAAGAATGTGGTGATAGAGCTGTTTGATGAGGACACTGATAAAGATGATTATTTGGGAAG CCTTACCATCAACGTAGATGAACTAGAGAAGGAACAGAAAGTAGATGAG TGGTTTGTACTTGATGATGTTGCTACAGGAAAGCTTCACCTGAAGACTGAATGGCTTTCTCTTCTCCCTACACCTGATAAACTCGAAGAG GTTTTAAGCAGCATTAAAGCAGATAAAGGGCAAGCCAATGATGGACTGTCATCAGCATTATTGTTGGTGCATCTGGACTCAGCCAAAAATCTGCCA CGCAATCCTTTAGAATTCAACAGTGCAGGTCTGAAGAAGGGTACAGTCAATAAAGCGCTAAAG TCTGGTAAAAAGGTTGCCAGTATGCCCAGTCCATTCGTCCAGTTTACTGTGGGACACAAATCCTTTGAGAGCAAG ACAAGATTTAAAACCAATGAGCCCGTTTGGGAGGAGGCCTTCACATTCCTGATCCACAATCCAAAGATTCAAGAACTTGAAGTGGAG gtaaaGGATGAGAAGCACGAGTGTTCCCTTGGGAcgttttctcttcctctgtcaAATCTGCTGCAGGAGGATCAGATGACTATCAGTCAGCGTTTCCCACTCAAGAACACAGGACCCGGTGCTACGCTTAAGATGAAGATGGCACTTAGG ATTCTGTCTATGGAGAAGTTGTCCGGAACGAATCAGCCGTCCTCAAGTCAAATCCGCCAGCCTAGCTCCAGCACGACCCCCAACCCCTCTCCTAAGCAGGCCAATGTTTCAGAGCCCACCCCAACATCCAAACCCCAGCAGCCGACCCCAGCACCCAGAAACCCAAAACCCTCCCCGCGAGTGGAAGCCTTGATAGACAGCAGGCCATTGGAGGACTCCCCTGCCCGTCTGGCTAAATCAGGGCGGAGCACGTCTAACCTTGCCCTTTCTGGCTCTCAGCTACACCTAAACAACAAAGAGCAGACACCCAGCATAGCGTCCGACATCTCCAATCCCAGCACCGCCCTGGATCTCCAGAGGACAATACAACTATTACAGAA TGGCGCCTCGCCTGGTTTCGCTCCATTGGGTGAAATTCAGCTAACCATCAGACACAGTCCCCAAAGAAACAAACTAATTGTCGTGATACACAGTTGCAG gaATCTGATCTCTTCTACTGAAAATGGCTCTGATCCATACGTCCGTTTGTATTTGCTGCCTGATAAACGGCGCTCTGGACGCAGAAAAACAAACACGATGAAGAAAACAGTGAATCCTATCTATGATCAAAC GTTTGAATTCAGTGTGTCACTTGTGGAGTTGCACAGAAGAACACTAGATGTGGCCGTGAAGAATGGAGGAGGAATTCTGTCAAAACACAGAGGGCTGCTGGGAAAG GTGTTAGTTGACTTGAACTCTGAGGATATGTCAAAGAGCTCAACGCAATG GTATGAACTTTCAGTGGATGGGATGAGGCGACAATCTCCTTAG
- the LOC113120714 gene encoding extended synaptotagmin-2-A-like isoform X2: protein MSASVNGVEPKPAPAVSQNGPGSVPPSPTNVNTLEPGLPDEEPQSAVTDTTQMGIKFAKTFMLIFPIYVLGYLEFSFSWVLIILAALFWLRRNQGSRFARVNQALQFLEHEERAVRQTIRSSELPPWVHFPDVERVEWLNKTVHQMWPYICQFVEKLFRETIEPAVQGANAHLSTFTFSKIDMGDKPLRVDGVKVYTENVDRRQIIMDLQISFVGNTEIDVDIKKYYCRAGIKSIQLNGVLRVIMDPLLGDMPLIGALSVFFLKKPFLDINWTGLTNMLDIPGINGLCDGIIQDIIYSYLVLPNKITIPLVNEAQISRLRFPMPKGILRIHFLEAQDLVGKDTFLGGLIKGKSDPYGVIQLGNQLFRSKIIKDTVNPKWNEVYEAFVYDNPEKNVVIELFDEDTDKDDYLGSLTINVDELEKEQKVDEWFVLDDVATGKLHLKTEWLSLLPTPDKLEEVLSSIKADKGQANDGLSSALLLVHLDSAKNLPRNPLEFNSAGLKKGTVNKALKSGKKVASMPSPFVQFTVGHKSFESKTRFKTNEPVWEEAFTFLIHNPKIQELEVEVKDEKHECSLGTFSLPLSNLLQEDQMTISQRFPLKNTGPGATLKMKMALRILSMEKLSGTNQPSSSQIRQPSSSTTPNPSPKQANVSEPTPTSKPQQPTPAPRNPKPSPRVEALIDSRPLEDSPARLAKSGRSTSNLALSGSQLHLNNKEQTPSIASDISNPSTALDLQRTIQLLQNGASPGFAPLGEIQLTIRHSPQRNKLIVVIHSCRNLISSTENGSDPYVRLYLLPDKRRSGRRKTNTMKKTVNPIYDQTFEFSVSLVELHRRTLDVAVKNGGGILSKHRGLLGKVLVDLNSEDMSKSSTQW from the exons ATGAGTGCGTCAGTGAACGGAGTGGAACCCAAACCCGCACCAGCGGTCAGTCAGAACGGACCGGGTTCTGTTCCTCCGAGCCCCACGAATGTCAACACACTCGAGCCGGGGCTACCGGACGAGGAGCCGCAGTCTGCGGTGACGGACACCACGCAGATGGGGATCAAGTTCGCCAAGACATTCATGCTGATTTTCCCCATATACGTGCTGGGATATCTGGAgttcagtttcagctgggtgCTCATCATCCTGGCCGCGCTGTTTTGGCTCAGACGGAACCAGGGCAGCAGATTCGCTCGGGTGAACCAGGCGCTGCAGTTTCTGGAGCATGAGGAGCGAGCGGTGCGTCAGACCATCCGGAGCTCAGAGCTGCCGCCGTGG gtTCATTTTCCAGATGTGGAGAGAGTGGAGTGGCtcaacaag ACTGTGCATCAGATGTGGCCATATATTTGTCAGTTTGTAGAAAAACTCTTCAGAGAGACCATTGAGCCAGCGGTGCAGGGAGCCAATGCGCACCTTAGTACTTTTACCTTCTCCAAGATAGACATGGGGGACAAG CCTCTCAGGGTGGATGGAGTGAAAGTTTATACAGAGAATGTAGACAGAAGACAGATTATTATGGACTTACAAATCAG TTTTGTCGGAAACACTGAAATCGATGTGGATATTAAGAAATACTACTGCCGTGCAGGAATCAAGAGCATCCAG CTTAATGGGGTGTTGAGGGTCATCATGGACCCATTGCTTGGAGACATGCCTCTGATTGGTGCACTTTCTGTGTTCTTCCTCAAGAAACCT TTTCTGGATATAAACTGGACGGGTCTTACAAATATGCTGGACATCCCTGGAATAAA tggtCTGTGTGACGGCATTATTCAGGATATCATATACAGTTATCTCGTGCTGCCGAACAAAATCACTATTCCGCTTGTAAATGAAGCACAAATTTCCAGACTCCGCTTCCCTATGCCAAAG gGCATTCTGCGGATTCACTTTCTGGAGGCGCAGGACCTGGTAGGGAAGGACACGTTTCTGGGTGGCCTTATAAAAGGAAAGTCAGACccgtatggcgtcattcagcttGGGAATCAGCTCTTCAGATCCAAAATCATCAAAGATACGGTTAATCCTAAATGGAACGAAGTTTACGAG GCATTTGTGTACGATAACCCAGAAAAGAATGTGGTGATAGAGCTGTTTGATGAGGACACTGATAAAGATGATTATTTGGGAAG CCTTACCATCAACGTAGATGAACTAGAGAAGGAACAGAAAGTAGATGAG TGGTTTGTACTTGATGATGTTGCTACAGGAAAGCTTCACCTGAAGACTGAATGGCTTTCTCTTCTCCCTACACCTGATAAACTCGAAGAG GTTTTAAGCAGCATTAAAGCAGATAAAGGGCAAGCCAATGATGGACTGTCATCAGCATTATTGTTGGTGCATCTGGACTCAGCCAAAAATCTGCCA CGCAATCCTTTAGAATTCAACAGTGCAGGTCTGAAGAAGGGTACAGTCAATAAAGCGCTAAAG TCTGGTAAAAAGGTTGCCAGTATGCCCAGTCCATTCGTCCAGTTTACTGTGGGACACAAATCCTTTGAGAGCAAG ACAAGATTTAAAACCAATGAGCCCGTTTGGGAGGAGGCCTTCACATTCCTGATCCACAATCCAAAGATTCAAGAACTTGAAGTGGAG gtaaaGGATGAGAAGCACGAGTGTTCCCTTGGGAcgttttctcttcctctgtcaAATCTGCTGCAGGAGGATCAGATGACTATCAGTCAGCGTTTCCCACTCAAGAACACAGGACCCGGTGCTACGCTTAAGATGAAGATGGCACTTAGG ATTCTGTCTATGGAGAAGTTGTCCGGAACGAATCAGCCGTCCTCAAGTCAAATCCGCCAGCCTAGCTCCAGCACGACCCCCAACCCCTCTCCTAAGCAGGCCAATGTTTCAGAGCCCACCCCAACATCCAAACCCCAGCAGCCGACCCCAGCACCCAGAAACCCAAAACCCTCCCCGCGAGTGGAAGCCTTGATAGACAGCAGGCCATTGGAGGACTCCCCTGCCCGTCTGGCTAAATCAGGGCGGAGCACGTCTAACCTTGCCCTTTCTGGCTCTCAGCTACACCTAAACAACAAAGAGCAGACACCCAGCATAGCGTCCGACATCTCCAATCCCAGCACCGCCCTGGATCTCCAGAGGACAATACAACTATTACAGAA TGGCGCCTCGCCTGGTTTCGCTCCATTGGGTGAAATTCAGCTAACCATCAGACACAGTCCCCAAAGAAACAAACTAATTGTCGTGATACACAGTTGCAG gaATCTGATCTCTTCTACTGAAAATGGCTCTGATCCATACGTCCGTTTGTATTTGCTGCCTGATAAACGGCGCTCTGGACGCAGAAAAACAAACACGATGAAGAAAACAGTGAATCCTATCTATGATCAAAC GTTTGAATTCAGTGTGTCACTTGTGGAGTTGCACAGAAGAACACTAGATGTGGCCGTGAAGAATGGAGGAGGAATTCTGTCAAAACACAGAGGGCTGCTGGGAAAG GTGTTAGTTGACTTGAACTCTGAGGATATGTCAAAGAGCTCAACGCAATGGTAA